Proteins found in one uncultured Campylobacter sp. genomic segment:
- the cmoB gene encoding tRNA 5-methoxyuridine(34)/uridine 5-oxyacetic acid(34) synthase CmoB, with product MDLQKIRDENFKKLQSGQNREILSAIQALQIGECECECGDVVRASFSAKAEQENEISRIARALKPWRKGPFALNDLFIDAEWRSFMKFNLLRPFLDLRGKTVADVGCNNGYYMFRASALKPARIVGFDPSALFYLQFRFIEKFLRSGAKFELLGVEHLPFYEHKFDTIFCLGVIYHRSDPIKMLKDLRASLNTGGEVILDTMYIEGAGDFALCPKNSYSKISNIYFVPTVGALQNWCERAKFRDFEILAQKPTDASEQRKTEWIDGQSLENFLDPLDGSRTIEGYPAPRRIYVRLRA from the coding sequence ATGGATCTGCAAAAAATCAGAGACGAGAACTTTAAAAAACTGCAAAGCGGGCAAAACCGCGAAATTTTAAGCGCGATCCAGGCGCTGCAAATAGGCGAGTGCGAGTGCGAGTGCGGCGACGTCGTGCGTGCAAGCTTTAGCGCGAAAGCGGAGCAAGAGAATGAAATTTCGCGTATCGCGCGAGCGCTAAAGCCGTGGCGCAAGGGGCCTTTCGCGCTGAATGATCTTTTTATCGACGCCGAGTGGCGAAGCTTCATGAAATTTAACCTGCTGCGGCCGTTTTTAGATCTGCGCGGCAAAACCGTCGCCGACGTGGGCTGCAACAACGGCTACTATATGTTTCGCGCAAGCGCTCTAAAGCCTGCGCGGATAGTAGGGTTTGACCCGAGCGCGCTATTTTACCTGCAGTTTCGCTTTATCGAGAAATTCCTCCGCAGCGGCGCGAAATTCGAGCTTTTGGGCGTGGAGCATCTGCCTTTTTACGAGCACAAATTCGATACGATCTTCTGCCTCGGCGTCATCTACCATCGCAGCGACCCCATAAAGATGCTAAAAGATCTGCGCGCCTCGCTAAATACGGGCGGCGAGGTGATTTTAGACACGATGTATATCGAAGGAGCGGGCGATTTCGCGCTGTGCCCGAAAAATAGCTACTCAAAAATTTCAAATATCTACTTCGTCCCGACCGTCGGCGCGCTGCAGAATTGGTGCGAGCGGGCGAAATTCAGAGATTTTGAAATTTTGGCTCAAAAGCCCACGGATGCTAGCGAACAGCGCAAAACGGAGTGGATCGACGGGCAGAGCCTGGAGAATTTCCTAGATCCGCTCGACGGCTCGCGCACGATCGAGGGCTATCCCGCCCCGCGGCGTATCTACGTGCGGCTTAGGGCGTGA
- a CDS encoding heavy metal-associated domain-containing protein, with protein sequence MRKILFLMLGFTALFADKEVKIYVQKIHCPLCTTIVRKALLQTPGVISAKVSQQSKTATVVAKDDANETAMLEAIAKTGYEGVIVK encoded by the coding sequence ATGCGTAAAATTTTGTTTTTGATGCTTGGATTTACAGCGCTTTTTGCCGACAAAGAGGTTAAAATTTACGTGCAAAAAATCCACTGCCCGCTCTGCACTACGATCGTGCGAAAGGCGCTTTTGCAAACGCCAGGCGTGATAAGCGCGAAGGTTTCGCAGCAGAGCAAAACCGCGACCGTCGTAGCAAAAGATGACGCAAACGAGACCGCGATGCTTGAGGCGATCGCAAAAACGGGCTATGAAGGCGTAATCGTAAAATAA
- a CDS encoding transglutaminase domain-containing protein: MQRRDFLRNTAILGAVMATPSTILGGEKVIGKKRAFGLSLNHEILEKGKQTRLWIPLPLITEYQKVSDIKFDGNFNDPSVDYGEIPTLYAGYVGVAKPTLNIKFSVETFERNTDFSKVKFNPNEKLNPEVAKFLEPSAQIQIDGVVKQKSDEIAGSIKGDLEKARAIYTWVANTMQRDNSVLGCGLGDVKQILSSGKLSGKCTDINSVFVALCRAQGIAAREMFGIRVGASRFSAQMGAAPKDGVSHISGAQHCRAEFYLKGHGWIPVDPADVTKVRLGEKLSNDDGKLVKIREYLFGNWEMCWIGFNYGRDFTLSPRPAQFPINNFGYPYGEVDGNTLNYYSPKEFSYDYRSKEL, translated from the coding sequence ATGCAAAGACGCGATTTTTTAAGAAACACTGCGATTTTAGGCGCCGTTATGGCAACTCCGAGTACCATTTTGGGCGGGGAAAAAGTCATTGGCAAAAAGAGAGCTTTCGGGCTATCGCTAAATCACGAAATTTTGGAGAAGGGTAAGCAGACGCGGCTTTGGATACCGCTTCCTCTCATCACGGAGTATCAAAAGGTAAGCGACATAAAATTTGACGGTAATTTCAACGATCCGTCCGTGGACTATGGCGAAATTCCGACGCTCTATGCCGGCTACGTCGGTGTGGCAAAGCCCACGCTAAATATTAAATTTAGCGTCGAGACCTTTGAGCGTAACACCGACTTTAGCAAGGTAAAATTTAATCCGAACGAGAAGCTTAACCCCGAGGTGGCGAAGTTTTTAGAGCCTAGTGCGCAGATTCAAATCGACGGCGTCGTCAAGCAAAAATCAGACGAGATCGCAGGCAGCATCAAGGGTGATCTGGAAAAGGCGCGCGCGATTTATACGTGGGTGGCAAACACTATGCAGCGCGATAACAGCGTGCTAGGCTGCGGGCTAGGGGACGTGAAGCAAATTTTAAGTAGCGGCAAGCTAAGCGGCAAATGCACCGATATAAATAGCGTTTTCGTTGCACTTTGCCGCGCGCAGGGCATCGCGGCAAGAGAGATGTTTGGCATCCGCGTCGGCGCGTCGAGGTTTAGCGCTCAAATGGGCGCCGCGCCTAAAGACGGCGTCAGCCATATCTCGGGCGCGCAGCACTGCAGGGCGGAGTTTTATCTAAAAGGCCACGGCTGGATCCCAGTCGATCCCGCGGACGTTACAAAGGTGCGATTGGGCGAGAAGCTAAGCAACGACGACGGTAAGTTAGTTAAAATTCGCGAGTATCTTTTCGGCAACTGGGAGATGTGCTGGATCGGCTTTAACTACGGCAGAGACTTTACGCTAAGCCCACGCCCGGCGCAGTTTCCGATCAATAATTTCGGCTATCCTTACGGCGAAGTGGACGGCAACACGCTTAATTATTACTCGCCGAAAGAATTTAGCTACGATTACAGATCGAAGGAGCTGTAG
- a CDS encoding aryl sulfotransferase, translating into MKTKLENPAQETSAQKREDPVKNRFGARSLWLIFAAIFSAIAATFCCLPALLFLIFGASFSIFSGAEAFGNYRAPLSALALFCFALSAFFFFKKPRACSLQSRRKKWILIYALLGALLAFMLTYPEILGGLYA; encoded by the coding sequence TTGAAAACCAAACTAGAAAATCCCGCGCAAGAAACCTCGGCGCAAAAGCGAGAAGATCCTGTCAAAAATCGCTTTGGTGCGCGCAGTCTGTGGCTGATATTTGCCGCGATTTTTAGCGCGATTGCCGCGACGTTTTGCTGCCTACCCGCGCTTTTATTTTTGATTTTCGGCGCGAGCTTTTCCATTTTTTCAGGCGCAGAGGCTTTCGGCAACTACCGCGCGCCGCTTTCTGCGTTAGCGCTTTTTTGCTTCGCGCTTTCTGCATTTTTCTTTTTCAAAAAGCCGCGCGCATGCTCGCTGCAAAGCAGGCGCAAAAAATGGATTCTGATCTACGCGCTCTTAGGAGCCTTGCTTGCCTTTATGCTTACATATCCCGAAATTTTAGGAGGGCTTTATGCGTAA
- a CDS encoding MBL fold metallo-hydrolase: protein MQILKKAFGEYATNCYILKGEQGDLVIDPGQGSYDWVMQNTGKIAAVLNTHGHFDHVYDDAKLQRAGAKIYIHEEDAFMLRADPFETMPEPIEADVLIKGQEQSFEIAGFNVKFSLFAGHTPGSCMIEAGGVIFSGDVIFKGSIGRWDFPFSSGEQMRESLHKILQIKGDFTLYPGHGANTSLAAERQNLKYFLQLFER, encoded by the coding sequence ATGCAAATTTTAAAAAAAGCTTTCGGTGAATACGCGACGAACTGCTACATTCTAAAGGGCGAGCAGGGCGATCTTGTGATCGATCCGGGGCAGGGCAGCTATGATTGGGTGATGCAAAATACGGGAAAGATCGCTGCGGTTTTGAATACGCACGGGCATTTCGATCATGTTTACGACGACGCGAAGCTGCAAAGGGCGGGCGCTAAAATTTATATCCACGAGGAAGACGCCTTTATGCTGCGGGCGGATCCTTTTGAGACGATGCCGGAACCCATAGAAGCTGACGTGCTCATAAAAGGGCAGGAGCAAAGCTTTGAAATAGCGGGCTTTAACGTTAAATTTAGTCTTTTTGCCGGACATACGCCGGGCAGCTGTATGATCGAAGCAGGCGGCGTTATATTTAGCGGCGACGTAATATTCAAAGGCTCTATCGGCAGGTGGGATTTTCCCTTTTCAAGCGGCGAGCAGATGAGAGAGTCTTTGCATAAAATTTTGCAGATAAAGGGGGATTTTACGCTATATCCGGGGCACGGAGCAAATACGAGCCTAGCAGCTGAGAGGCAAAATTTAAAATATTTTTTGCAACTTTTTGAGCGCTGA
- a CDS encoding transglutaminase domain-containing protein translates to MQEAKTRKFSLRFNHEISSGGAEVRLWLPLVLQESYQRLLGEYHARSNAQESAICGDHISTYYARFAPDKEARAGVGKYGEQGVVGEDDDYFELSFDIEISERNTDFSKVSFNENERLSPEIEEFLKPSKLIPAEGAAKQKSDEITGSLKGDLEKARAIYEWVAKNMSRDNSVIACGSGDAAAILSSGKLSGKCADINSVFVALCRAAGIPARAIYGIRTGAAQKFSPEMGVMGALNGGALEISGAQHCRAEFYLKGHGWIPVDPADVTKVRLGENLSEDDSKLARVREYLFGNWEPCWLGFNYAREIVLNPRPAHVPIEIFSHPYCEVGGTPKDPYSPKNFIYEYFSREI, encoded by the coding sequence ATGCAAGAAGCAAAAACGAGAAAATTCAGTCTCAGATTTAATCACGAAATTTCAAGTGGTGGCGCAGAGGTGCGGCTTTGGCTGCCGTTAGTGCTGCAAGAGTCGTATCAAAGGTTGCTTGGCGAATATCATGCCCGCTCAAATGCACAAGAGTCGGCTATCTGCGGAGATCATATAAGCACGTACTACGCGCGCTTCGCACCCGATAAAGAGGCAAGAGCAGGCGTCGGCAAATACGGCGAGCAAGGTGTCGTAGGCGAAGATGACGATTATTTTGAGCTTAGCTTCGATATTGAAATTTCAGAGCGAAATACCGATTTTAGCAAGGTAAGTTTTAATGAAAACGAGCGCTTGAGTCCCGAGATTGAGGAGTTTTTAAAGCCTTCAAAGCTAATTCCAGCAGAAGGCGCTGCGAAACAAAAATCAGACGAGATCACCGGCTCGCTTAAAGGTGATCTTGAAAAGGCGCGCGCGATCTACGAGTGGGTCGCAAAAAATATGAGCCGCGATAATAGTGTGATCGCATGCGGCAGCGGCGATGCGGCGGCGATTTTAAGCAGCGGCAAGCTAAGCGGCAAATGCGCCGATATTAATAGTGTGTTCGTCGCGCTCTGCAGGGCAGCGGGCATTCCTGCGCGCGCTATTTACGGCATCCGCACAGGCGCGGCGCAGAAATTTTCGCCTGAAATGGGCGTCATGGGCGCTCTAAACGGCGGCGCGCTTGAAATTTCGGGCGCGCAGCACTGCAGAGCGGAATTTTATCTAAAAGGCCACGGCTGGATCCCAGTTGATCCCGCGGACGTTACAAAGGTGCGATTGGGCGAGAACTTAAGCGAGGATGATTCTAAGCTGGCGCGGGTGCGCGAGTATCTTTTTGGCAACTGGGAGCCGTGCTGGCTGGGCTTTAACTACGCTCGCGAAATCGTGCTAAATCCGCGCCCGGCGCACGTTCCGATCGAAATTTTTTCGCATCCGTATTGCGAAGTGGGCGGCACGCCGAAAGATCCGTACTCGCCTAAAAATTTTATCTACGAGTATTTTTCGCGAGAAATTTAA
- the fbaA gene encoding class II fructose-bisphosphate aldolase, producing the protein MGVLDIVKPGVLSGDDVSKVYAYAKQQGFAIPAVNVVGSNSINAVLESAKIANSPVIIQFSNGGAAFYAGAACPNAAVLGAIAGAHQVHALAAHYGVAVILHTDHAARKLLPWIDELIKANTTHKKAHGVPLFSSHMLDLSEDDLELNLATCEKYLEILSDLGISLEIELGVTGGEEDGVDNTGVDNARLYTQPADVALAYERLSKISDRFSIAASFGNVHGVYKPGNVVLRPEILKNSQKFVREKFNLQSEKPVNFVFHGGSGSETSDIKAAVSYGVVKMNIDTDTQWAFWDGVRAYEAKNHGYLQAQIGNPEGEDKPNKKFYDPRKWLRAGEQSMVARLQVAFDNLNCLNRN; encoded by the coding sequence ATGGGCGTTTTAGATATAGTAAAACCGGGCGTTTTAAGCGGCGATGACGTAAGTAAGGTCTATGCGTATGCGAAGCAGCAAGGCTTTGCGATCCCTGCGGTAAACGTAGTGGGGAGCAACTCCATAAACGCCGTCTTGGAAAGCGCTAAAATTGCAAATTCGCCCGTAATAATTCAGTTTAGCAACGGCGGTGCGGCGTTTTACGCAGGTGCCGCTTGCCCTAATGCCGCAGTTTTGGGCGCTATCGCAGGCGCGCATCAAGTGCATGCTCTGGCAGCTCATTATGGCGTTGCGGTGATTTTACATACCGATCATGCCGCAAGGAAGCTGCTCCCGTGGATCGACGAGCTTATCAAAGCTAATACCACTCATAAAAAAGCTCACGGCGTGCCGCTGTTTAGCTCGCACATGCTCGATCTTAGCGAGGATGATTTGGAGCTAAATTTAGCGACCTGCGAGAAGTATTTGGAAATTTTAAGCGATCTTGGAATTTCGCTTGAGATCGAACTTGGCGTCACAGGCGGCGAAGAAGATGGCGTCGATAATACCGGCGTCGATAACGCGCGGCTTTACACCCAGCCCGCAGATGTCGCGCTCGCCTACGAGCGGCTAAGCAAAATCAGCGATAGATTCAGCATCGCAGCAAGCTTTGGCAACGTCCACGGCGTGTATAAGCCGGGCAACGTTGTGCTGAGACCTGAAATTTTGAAAAATTCGCAAAAATTCGTCCGAGAAAAATTTAATCTGCAATCCGAAAAGCCCGTAAATTTCGTCTTTCACGGCGGCAGTGGCAGCGAGACCTCCGACATCAAAGCGGCCGTTAGCTACGGCGTCGTTAAGATGAATATAGACACCGACACGCAGTGGGCATTTTGGGACGGCGTGCGCGCTTATGAGGCCAAAAATCACGGCTATTTGCAAGCTCAAATCGGCAATCCGGAAGGTGAGGATAAACCGAATAAAAAATTCTACGATCCTCGCAAGTGGCTGAGAGCGGGCGAGCAGAGTATGGTGGCGCGCTTGCAAGTCGCATTTGACAATCTAAATTGCCTAAATAGGAACTAA
- a CDS encoding peptidylprolyl isomerase has protein sequence MKKVLFTALSLAAAISLNATVYATVNGKDVTEKELAPLLQGIGNVDIAALNADQKKELIDKGIDLMLLTDEAKKSGVMDEDVYKKELEIVKDNLALRVWQAKEASKINIDDKEITDFYNKNKARFTEPARIKAAQIVVKTEAEANDIIKQLKGLSDSALFTKFAELAKAKSIDPQAKQTGGELGWMPSDQVKPFADAISKIKDGQITTKAIRSRVGYHVVLKEESQAKKQLSQSEAKPFIERVLRQQKAAKVVEQKAADLHKNAKIEYK, from the coding sequence ATGAAAAAAGTTTTATTTACAGCACTTAGTTTGGCTGCCGCTATCAGCCTTAACGCTACCGTTTACGCTACCGTAAATGGCAAAGACGTAACCGAAAAAGAGCTTGCTCCGCTACTTCAAGGCATAGGTAACGTAGATATCGCTGCTCTTAATGCCGATCAAAAAAAGGAGCTTATCGATAAAGGCATCGATCTGATGCTGCTAACGGATGAAGCCAAAAAATCGGGCGTTATGGATGAGGACGTTTATAAAAAAGAGCTTGAAATAGTAAAAGATAACTTAGCGCTTCGTGTATGGCAGGCTAAAGAAGCCAGTAAAATAAATATCGACGATAAAGAAATAACCGATTTTTATAACAAAAACAAAGCGCGCTTTACCGAGCCTGCGAGAATTAAAGCGGCTCAGATCGTCGTTAAAACCGAAGCTGAGGCAAACGATATTATTAAGCAGTTAAAAGGGCTTAGCGACAGTGCGCTATTTACTAAATTTGCAGAGCTTGCCAAAGCTAAATCTATCGATCCGCAGGCCAAACAAACCGGCGGCGAGCTAGGCTGGATGCCTAGCGATCAGGTCAAGCCTTTTGCCGATGCGATCTCTAAGATAAAAGATGGTCAAATCACTACTAAAGCTATTAGAAGCAGAGTCGGATATCACGTAGTGTTAAAAGAGGAGTCTCAAGCTAAAAAGCAGTTAAGTCAAAGCGAGGCAAAGCCTTTTATTGAGCGCGTGCTTAGACAACAAAAAGCGGCAAAAGTAGTCGAGCAAAAAGCGGCAGATCTTCATAAAAACGCTAAAATCGAGTATAAATAA
- the nth gene encoding endonuclease III, whose product MRSKKDILEIKKRILQNFAEERSELKFKDNYQLLVCVMLSAQCTDKRVNLITPRFFAEFPSVAELAKANLASVKLLISSCNFYNNKAVNLIKMAQAVVRDFDGVVPLDEAGLKSLAGVGQKTAHVVLLEGAGANVMAVDTHVFRVAHRLGLSRAKTPELTERDLSEAFKTDLGKLHQGMVLFGRYTCKAIKPNCKECFLNELCSSKDKNFP is encoded by the coding sequence ATGAGAAGTAAAAAAGATATTTTAGAGATAAAAAAGAGAATTCTGCAAAACTTCGCAGAAGAGCGCAGCGAGCTGAAATTTAAAGACAACTATCAGCTTTTGGTCTGCGTGATGCTTAGCGCGCAGTGTACCGACAAGCGGGTAAATTTAATCACGCCGCGCTTTTTTGCGGAATTCCCTAGCGTTGCAGAGCTCGCAAAGGCTAATCTGGCAAGCGTTAAACTGCTAATTAGCTCGTGCAATTTCTACAACAACAAAGCGGTAAATTTAATCAAAATGGCGCAAGCGGTGGTTCGCGACTTTGACGGCGTCGTGCCGCTTGATGAAGCGGGGCTAAAATCTCTTGCGGGCGTGGGGCAAAAGACCGCTCACGTCGTGCTTTTAGAGGGCGCGGGCGCAAACGTGATGGCGGTAGATACGCACGTCTTTCGCGTCGCGCATCGCCTGGGGCTGAGCCGCGCAAAGACGCCCGAGCTTACGGAGCGCGATCTAAGCGAGGCTTTTAAGACAGATCTTGGTAAGCTGCACCAAGGCATGGTGCTTTTTGGCCGCTACACCTGTAAAGCGATCAAGCCAAACTGCAAAGAGTGCTTTTTAAACGAGCTGTGCAGCAGCAAGGATAAGAATTTTCCGTAA
- a CDS encoding MotA/TolQ/ExbB proton channel family protein — protein sequence MDRPNNEVLDITLPEAKERSLAGVFFKIAALPIAVFVVFLLGYLGLIGLKVETHSILMLAVLLIIALILARHNAEYGCLNFQNNIDDFKRELKNYIVANLLSIGGKKKSDASFDLFVDEYGYSLRNQNYASVASAVFPMLGILGTFISIAISMPHFSSSNIDGLETEIAQLLGGVGTAFYVSIYGIFLALWWIYFEKKGISKYERLLIKYKNSTKNFFWNKDEITQGYLSEILNANSEISRSFAMMSSTNFTERLNRLIDEKIGAFESVMEAEKRSMAITQEELEKAGEMIQRTNLAHGELDKSFAQILSALKSVSASLIEIQNGISAQYLSQSKTLTDGQGELANVTSALSAQIKSLNASLGGFAGEISSSQNAYAAKIDASFKGLSADLKALLAGEDTARTSNESIIEELRKTLASIDEKALLDENE from the coding sequence ATGGATCGCCCGAATAACGAAGTGCTCGATATCACGCTACCTGAGGCGAAGGAGCGCTCGCTAGCGGGCGTTTTTTTTAAGATCGCAGCTCTGCCGATCGCGGTTTTTGTGGTGTTTTTGCTGGGCTATTTGGGGCTTATCGGGCTGAAGGTAGAAACGCACTCGATCCTGATGCTTGCAGTTTTGCTCATTATTGCACTAATTCTAGCTCGTCATAATGCAGAATATGGCTGCTTAAATTTTCAAAATAATATTGATGATTTCAAGCGAGAGCTAAAGAATTACATCGTCGCCAATCTCTTAAGTATCGGCGGCAAGAAAAAATCAGATGCCAGCTTTGATCTTTTTGTGGACGAATACGGCTATTCGCTGCGTAATCAAAACTACGCTTCCGTCGCATCGGCAGTCTTTCCGATGCTTGGAATTTTAGGAACTTTCATCTCGATTGCGATTTCGATGCCGCATTTTTCCTCAAGCAATATCGATGGGCTCGAAACCGAGATCGCGCAGCTTCTAGGTGGCGTAGGTACGGCGTTTTACGTCTCGATCTATGGAATTTTCTTAGCGCTTTGGTGGATATATTTTGAGAAAAAAGGCATTAGCAAATATGAGCGCCTACTTATCAAATACAAAAATTCCACTAAAAATTTCTTTTGGAACAAAGACGAAATAACACAGGGCTATCTGAGTGAAATTTTAAACGCTAATTCTGAAATTTCGCGCTCATTTGCGATGATGAGCTCTACGAATTTTACCGAAAGGCTAAACCGCCTAATCGATGAAAAAATCGGCGCATTTGAAAGCGTGATGGAAGCCGAGAAGCGAAGTATGGCAATTACACAAGAAGAGCTTGAAAAGGCAGGAGAGATGATCCAAAGGACAAATCTCGCTCACGGTGAGCTAGATAAGAGCTTCGCTCAAATTTTATCTGCGCTTAAGTCCGTGTCTGCAAGCCTAATCGAAATTCAAAACGGAATTTCCGCGCAGTATCTAAGTCAGTCTAAGACTTTAACGGACGGGCAAGGCGAGCTGGCTAACGTTACGAGTGCATTAAGCGCTCAAATCAAGAGCCTAAATGCCTCCTTGGGCGGGTTTGCGGGTGAAATTTCAAGTTCGCAGAATGCTTACGCCGCTAAAATTGACGCTAGCTTTAAGGGGTTAAGCGCGGATTTGAAGGCACTTTTAGCTGGAGAGGACACTGCGCGAACGAGTAACGAAAGCATCATCGAAGAGCTTCGTAAAACGCTTGCGAGCATCGATGAAAAAGCACTTTTAGATGAAAACGAATAA
- a CDS encoding M20/M25/M40 family metallo-hydrolase — translation MQKNEVMNDFKKLCEIPHCSCETEQMREFLADFARLQGFSVNVDEAGNIHAVKGEPKICLQSHYDMVCVGAAPHLELIEEDGILRAKNSTLGADDGIGVAMMMGAMREFANLECLFTNDEEVGLVGANAFKGKILSPNLLNLDSEEDDRVTLGCAGGINVSAKIDAASVKKSGKIYEIGVTGLSGGHSGNEIHKNIPNATKLLAKFLAEEGCELISLDFGERSNSIPANAVCKALCVHEPKQRGLAWVKSLGEGEADVLVNSGKILALINSFAQGVRSYDTQLGMVNESINLSTVKQKGEVIEFDFFARAMKREGLENLGFETATLASALGFDVRVADRSANWAPYISDFAHLVLDELQKQKPQAKFAAVHAGLECGVLVAKQPELQACSIGPNIHSPHSVNEHCEIVSVEMMAEVVRNIIARLQ, via the coding sequence ATGCAAAAAAACGAGGTTATGAATGATTTTAAAAAGCTGTGCGAGATACCGCACTGCAGCTGCGAAACGGAGCAGATGAGGGAGTTTTTGGCGGATTTTGCGCGCTTACAGGGCTTTAGCGTGAATGTTGACGAGGCGGGCAATATCCACGCCGTAAAGGGCGAGCCTAAAATCTGCCTGCAAAGCCACTACGACATGGTTTGCGTGGGCGCGGCGCCGCATTTGGAGCTCATCGAAGAGGACGGCATATTAAGAGCCAAAAACTCGACTCTGGGCGCTGACGATGGCATCGGCGTGGCGATGATGATGGGCGCGATGCGGGAGTTTGCAAATTTAGAGTGCCTATTTACCAACGACGAAGAGGTCGGGCTCGTGGGCGCAAACGCCTTTAAAGGTAAAATTTTATCGCCGAATTTGCTAAATTTAGACAGCGAAGAGGACGACCGCGTGACGCTGGGGTGCGCCGGAGGCATAAACGTAAGCGCAAAAATAGACGCCGCGAGCGTCAAAAAGAGCGGTAAAATTTACGAGATCGGCGTCACCGGGCTTAGCGGCGGGCACTCGGGTAACGAGATACATAAAAATATCCCAAATGCAACGAAGCTGCTGGCAAAATTTCTCGCTGAGGAGGGCTGCGAGCTAATCAGCCTAGATTTTGGCGAGAGGAGCAACTCGATCCCCGCAAACGCAGTGTGTAAGGCGCTCTGTGTGCATGAACCAAAACAGCGCGGCCTTGCGTGGGTAAAGAGCCTGGGCGAGGGCGAAGCGGACGTGCTGGTAAATAGCGGTAAAATTTTGGCGCTAATTAACTCATTTGCCCAGGGCGTGCGCAGCTACGACACGCAGCTTGGCATGGTAAATGAAAGCATAAATCTCTCGACGGTTAAGCAGAAGGGCGAAGTGATTGAATTTGATTTTTTCGCTCGCGCGATGAAGCGCGAGGGACTCGAAAATTTGGGCTTTGAGACCGCTACGCTAGCTAGTGCGCTGGGCTTTGATGTGAGAGTAGCCGACCGCTCGGCGAACTGGGCGCCGTACATCAGCGATTTTGCGCATCTGGTGCTTGATGAACTGCAAAAACAAAAGCCGCAGGCTAAATTTGCCGCCGTGCACGCAGGCCTTGAGTGCGGCGTACTGGTCGCAAAACAACCCGAGCTGCAAGCTTGCTCCATAGGCCCAAACATCCACTCGCCGCACTCCGTGAACGAGCACTGCGAGATAGTGTCGGTGGAGATGATGGCGGAAGTGGTGAGAAATATCATCGCTAGATTGCAATAA
- a CDS encoding OmpA family protein — MKTNNEEKETFWIAYADLMAGLLFVFVLLVGGIIVKYFLTQSNLQEKESQISSALASLQSQEKKSAELEALNKIFSDQLEKLNIENTDLRKQNSIYFIQIEDLTEMAEKLKKENLDINSLLQKARDDANATISQNELKIAFLLDQLTQKESDFNKILQDLNVTKNRIRNLTGMKVKIIADLKEKLGGKIRIDNESGAMTLSSSILFDKGSSELKEDAKETLRSTLQSYFAALLNNDEIRENLDQIIIEGHTDSDGGYLYNLELSQNRAFAVMDFINSWNKDERLQKYLIASGRSYTQPVMRRGVEDKDASRRIEIKFTLSNKEAMEEIRKFLQFDANATN; from the coding sequence ATGAAAACGAATAACGAAGAAAAAGAAACCTTTTGGATCGCATACGCCGATTTGATGGCGGGACTGCTTTTTGTTTTCGTGCTTTTAGTAGGCGGCATCATCGTCAAATACTTCCTAACGCAAAGCAACCTGCAAGAGAAAGAAAGCCAAATTTCAAGCGCGCTAGCAAGCCTGCAAAGCCAGGAGAAAAAAAGCGCCGAGCTTGAAGCGCTGAATAAAATTTTTAGCGATCAGCTCGAGAAGCTAAATATCGAAAACACCGATCTTCGCAAGCAAAATTCCATCTATTTCATACAGATCGAAGATCTGACTGAGATGGCAGAAAAGCTGAAAAAAGAGAATTTAGACATCAACTCGCTTCTGCAAAAAGCGCGCGACGACGCCAACGCTACGATCAGTCAAAACGAGCTTAAAATCGCCTTTTTGCTCGATCAGCTCACGCAGAAGGAGAGCGATTTTAATAAAATTTTACAAGACCTCAACGTCACGAAAAACCGCATCCGTAACCTAACCGGAATGAAGGTCAAGATCATCGCCGATCTGAAGGAGAAGCTGGGCGGCAAGATCCGCATCGACAACGAAAGCGGCGCGATGACGCTAAGCTCATCGATCCTTTTCGACAAGGGTTCAAGCGAGCTGAAAGAGGACGCTAAAGAGACGCTCCGCTCGACGCTGCAGAGCTATTTCGCCGCGCTTTTGAATAACGACGAAATTCGCGAAAATTTAGATCAGATCATCATTGAGGGGCACACGGATAGCGACGGCGGGTATTTGTATAACCTCGAGCTGTCGCAAAACAGGGCGTTTGCTGTGATGGATTTCATCAACTCTTGGAATAAAGATGAGCGGCTGCAAAAATATCTCATCGCCAGCGGTCGCAGCTACACGCAGCCCGTGATGCGCAGAGGCGTCGAGGACAAGGACGCCAGCCGCCGCATCGAGATCAAATTTACCCTTTCAAACAAAGAGGCGATGGAGGAGATCAGGAAATTTTTGCAGTTCGACGCGAACGCTACGAATTAG